A single Parachlamydiales bacterium DNA region contains:
- a CDS encoding DUF6790 family protein: MVNVILFILAVAFTICRLTLKKEWYSPKSEETFLSYLLFFNVGLMGVLGAYAHVFLADEIARSIGWAPGSPFQFEMAMANLAFGVLGILSYWIRGRFWDATIIGWSVLFVGCFVGHVMEYYTKNNTAPYNIGPYIWFYDLILPILVIALLYRIRFAKR, from the coding sequence ATGGTCAACGTGATATTGTTCATCCTTGCAGTTGCTTTTACCATTTGCCGCCTAACCTTAAAGAAGGAGTGGTACTCGCCAAAATCGGAAGAGACCTTTCTCTCCTACCTCCTATTTTTCAATGTGGGACTGATGGGCGTTTTAGGGGCTTATGCCCACGTATTTTTAGCTGACGAAATTGCAAGATCTATCGGATGGGCCCCCGGAAGTCCTTTTCAATTTGAGATGGCAATGGCCAACCTAGCATTTGGTGTTTTGGGAATTCTTTCTTACTGGATTCGAGGACGTTTCTGGGATGCAACTATTATTGGGTGGAGCGTTTTATTCGTAGGATGCTTTGTAGGTCATGTAATGGAATATTACACTAAAAACAACACTGCGCCTTACAATATCGGCCCCTATATATGGTTCTATGACTTAATACTGCCGATACTTGTTATCGCATTACTTTACAGAATAAGATTTGCCAAACGATGA
- a CDS encoding potassium channel family protein, translated as MMKEEFYYLWTTGRGLYVLSGLLFLGIFVSPLMISEGLISDVLIECVFAMILITGVFTTPCSMTIKLGMLLIAFLSVFTRILHKFNHSNFTLAVADNILAVITLVAFSVLIIKHFLIDKTILRYRIAAAVAVYLIFGVLWARLYEIVYLFNPAAFPLSESINPFSLIYFSFVTLMTIGYGDIVPVSMAARSLAMLEGVVGQLYMVILISSLVSEFSALAIKSSKEQN; from the coding sequence ATGATGAAAGAAGAATTTTACTATCTCTGGACAACAGGGCGCGGCCTTTACGTTCTCTCCGGCCTACTCTTCCTTGGAATTTTTGTTTCGCCTTTGATGATATCGGAAGGGTTAATCTCGGATGTGTTAATTGAATGTGTATTTGCAATGATACTGATTACTGGAGTATTTACAACTCCTTGCAGTATGACCATTAAGCTCGGCATGCTGCTAATAGCTTTTCTGTCCGTTTTTACTAGAATATTACATAAATTTAACCATTCAAATTTCACATTAGCAGTTGCTGATAATATTCTTGCAGTCATCACGCTGGTTGCATTTTCTGTTTTGATTATTAAACATTTTCTTATCGACAAAACAATATTAAGATACCGTATCGCTGCAGCAGTCGCAGTGTACTTGATTTTTGGCGTTCTCTGGGCAAGACTTTATGAAATTGTCTATTTATTCAATCCGGCCGCTTTTCCGTTGAGTGAGAGCATTAATCCTTTTTCCCTCATTTACTTTAGCTTTGTTACGCTGATGACTATTGGTTATGGAGATATTGTACCTGTCAGCATGGCAGCTAGAAGTCTAGCAATGCTTGAAGGGGTTGTTGGACAGCTTTATATGGTGATTCTAATATCTTCCCTTGTCTCTGAATTTTCTGCTTTAGCCATAAAATCTTCTAAAGAACAAAATTGA
- a CDS encoding cellulase family glycosylhydrolase, with protein MTRISILFFSFFVAFSNLLIGNTPGQQLANYLGTGSNPRLQLQLSANGPNWGAFTIDYQQIGNVPWSSDSSSNWSSWNVYDTASPANYYGTITLSSDGSSVQWNNYTAGTNGYYLDGVNLSYNNGISAYQLTVNTIYTPGGGGGGAGPFPNAPLATPAVYPGTSQPIILQVVGDQIVDNNGTPILLKGIVRPSLEWSATGQYLSTQDLSNIANWSSGGTTAHSNVIRLDLYQGYWLSSGPVTQSGSYKQIINAIVYYSTQLGMTVILDLHWVQSGQQSPMANQDSLTFWQQVATDYASFGTVLFELFNEPYGITTDVWLNGDSTYVGYQQLYDAVRGTGAQNICIVGGLDYAYDLSFVNPNFCVNGTNIVYCSHPYNSKGQPGYTGEGGTFQQNYQGVLGNYPLIFTEFGCNSGSYYPNGYNQIYSNILAFANANNVHYSAFAWWVQSGDPQFPCLIQDWTGTALYGGVNIQSDLVQNPGTLIGTPNALQSFKALPEIAGVVNFSSLRQGPGTYIWNFGDASSQTSQNPFTAHKYSRNGTYVATLTVLEDGQPPFTTSRTIQVTSVSNQNARMLGISPPNNVKGKQVIDSHHKTINVITWEATKSQDFFQEPVYYLVFRNDDLTQLVGKVNSLNKYGVYQVKDRAKNESITVYTVVGVDPNGNWSIPVSVHVHKI; from the coding sequence ATGACAAGAATTTCAATATTATTTTTTTCTTTTTTTGTTGCTTTTTCCAATCTTTTGATAGGAAACACACCCGGGCAACAACTTGCCAACTATTTAGGGACTGGAAGTAATCCAAGGCTTCAGCTTCAATTATCAGCGAATGGACCGAACTGGGGAGCCTTCACAATTGATTATCAACAAATTGGAAATGTCCCTTGGAGTTCGGATAGCTCCAGCAATTGGAGCTCATGGAATGTGTATGACACTGCGAGCCCCGCAAATTATTATGGAACAATTACCTTATCAAGCGATGGCAGCTCTGTACAGTGGAACAACTATACTGCAGGAACTAACGGTTATTATTTAGATGGAGTCAATCTCTCTTATAATAATGGAATTTCCGCTTATCAATTGACTGTCAATACCATTTATACGCCAGGAGGCGGAGGTGGCGGTGCAGGACCCTTTCCAAATGCCCCTTTAGCAACACCAGCGGTGTATCCAGGAACTTCCCAACCTATCATCCTCCAAGTTGTGGGCGATCAGATAGTAGATAACAATGGCACACCTATTTTGCTCAAAGGGATCGTCCGGCCATCTTTAGAGTGGAGTGCGACAGGTCAATACCTTTCAACGCAAGATTTATCAAACATTGCTAATTGGAGTTCCGGAGGAACAACCGCACATTCGAATGTTATACGTCTAGATTTATATCAGGGATATTGGCTGAGCTCAGGACCTGTAACACAAAGTGGTTCATATAAACAAATTATCAATGCAATTGTTTACTATTCTACCCAGCTTGGTATGACTGTCATTTTAGATTTGCACTGGGTACAATCAGGGCAACAAAGTCCAATGGCAAATCAAGACTCTCTTACATTCTGGCAGCAAGTTGCTACCGATTATGCCAGTTTTGGGACGGTCTTATTTGAGCTCTTCAACGAACCTTATGGGATAACAACGGATGTTTGGTTGAATGGAGATAGCACATATGTAGGATACCAACAGTTATATGATGCTGTCAGAGGCACAGGAGCTCAAAATATTTGCATAGTGGGTGGATTGGATTATGCTTATGATCTCAGTTTTGTGAATCCAAACTTTTGTGTGAATGGAACGAATATTGTCTATTGTTCCCATCCATATAATTCCAAAGGGCAGCCTGGCTATACAGGGGAAGGGGGAACCTTTCAACAGAATTACCAAGGTGTTTTAGGAAATTACCCTCTTATATTCACCGAATTCGGATGCAATAGTGGTTCCTATTATCCCAACGGTTATAACCAAATTTATTCAAACATACTTGCTTTTGCAAATGCCAACAATGTTCACTATTCTGCCTTTGCGTGGTGGGTGCAAAGCGGTGATCCGCAATTCCCTTGTTTGATTCAAGACTGGACAGGCACGGCCCTTTATGGCGGAGTCAATATTCAGAGCGATCTTGTTCAAAATCCAGGGACTTTAATTGGCACACCTAACGCCTTACAATCTTTTAAGGCACTCCCTGAGATAGCTGGAGTAGTAAATTTTAGTTCTTTGAGGCAAGGGCCAGGGACTTATATATGGAATTTTGGCGATGCATCCAGTCAGACATCACAAAACCCCTTTACTGCTCACAAATATTCCAGAAATGGTACTTATGTAGCGACTTTAACAGTACTTGAAGATGGGCAACCTCCCTTTACTACAAGTAGAACGATACAAGTCACTTCGGTCTCAAATCAAAATGCACGGATGCTAGGAATATCCCCTCCAAATAATGTTAAGGGTAAGCAAGTTATTGATAGCCACCATAAGACTATAAATGTGATTACATGGGAAGCAACGAAATCACAAGATTTTTTCCAAGAACCTGTTTACTACCTTGTTTTTAGAAATGATGATTTGACTCAACTAGTAGGAAAAGTCAACAGTCTAAATAAATATGGAGTGTATCAGGTAAAAGATAGGGCAAAGAACGAAAGCATAACAGTTTATACAGTGGTAGGAGTTGACCCAAATGGTAACTGGTCTATTCCTGTCAGTGTACATGTCCATAAAATATAG
- a CDS encoding outer membrane beta-barrel protein, whose protein sequence is MNSSLMAWDCCDSSECFDSCESNRMYIGAFGGGIYSNSTKISQMGTAYFTEAVGGPLAVYAQGPTKKTSSGFGGAQIGYEWSRSPLNIGCSDWSIASAVELEGYWYSYTKRGHLINPTDRLPEHDFLDSFQMDAGVYLANAVFSLNNSCFRAFSPYVGGGIGATRISIRNATSLQTSPEEAGINHFNSKRSDSSWAFAAQAKAGLRYNVCESFHIFGEYRYLFVDSSNYIFGSTVYPTHAPTSPWNVKVQNSQYNAFVFGLQYDL, encoded by the coding sequence ATGAATTCTTCTTTAATGGCTTGGGATTGTTGTGATTCCTCCGAATGTTTTGATTCCTGTGAATCTAATAGGATGTATATAGGAGCATTTGGTGGGGGAATATACTCCAACTCTACAAAAATTTCTCAAATGGGAACCGCTTATTTCACAGAGGCTGTAGGTGGTCCTTTGGCTGTATATGCGCAAGGACCCACAAAGAAAACTTCATCAGGATTTGGTGGCGCACAAATTGGATATGAATGGTCTAGATCCCCTCTAAATATCGGGTGCTCAGATTGGTCTATAGCCTCTGCAGTAGAGCTGGAAGGTTATTGGTATAGCTATACCAAAAGAGGACACCTCATTAACCCCACAGACAGATTGCCTGAACACGACTTTTTGGATTCTTTTCAGATGGATGCGGGCGTGTACCTAGCCAACGCTGTATTTTCGCTGAACAATTCCTGCTTTAGGGCGTTTTCTCCGTACGTAGGTGGGGGGATTGGTGCGACACGCATATCCATTAGAAATGCCACATCTTTACAAACTTCACCCGAGGAAGCAGGCATAAACCATTTCAATTCTAAACGAAGCGACTCGTCATGGGCTTTTGCGGCTCAAGCAAAGGCAGGGCTTCGGTATAATGTTTGTGAATCGTTCCACATTTTTGGTGAATATCGCTATTTGTTTGTGGACTCCAGTAATTATATTTTTGGATCGACTGTATACCCTACTCACGCGCCTACCTCGCCTTGGAATGTTAAAGTGCAAAACAGCCAATATAATGCTTTTGTTTTTGGCCTTCAGTACGACTTATAA
- a CDS encoding rhodanese-like domain-containing protein has translation MKKIMQILMIATFLVTSSTSYALSGEGTRCVQSEEAVKRTPYGHIDARGLKALMDANTSFFLLDARGNKWNDGTMIPGARLASYEFSPEELEQIIPNQNDLIIVYCYTFTCPLSRYLTDKLVELGYNNVLEYPGGLKEWREVAEYPVVPIEE, from the coding sequence ATGAAAAAAATAATGCAAATTTTAATGATAGCTACATTTTTAGTTACCTCTTCAACAAGTTATGCTCTTAGTGGAGAAGGAACGCGCTGTGTTCAGTCTGAAGAAGCTGTTAAACGTACACCTTATGGCCATATTGATGCACGTGGTCTGAAAGCACTCATGGATGCAAATACTTCATTCTTTTTATTGGATGCCCGCGGTAATAAATGGAATGATGGGACGATGATTCCTGGAGCCAGACTTGCCTCCTATGAGTTCTCTCCTGAAGAATTAGAGCAAATCATCCCAAATCAAAATGATCTAATAATAGTTTATTGCTACACTTTTACGTGCCCCCTTTCAAGATATTTAACCGATAAGCTGGTAGAGCTCGGTTATAACAATGTGCTTGAATATCCAGGCGGCTTAAAAGAATGGCGTGAGGTGGCTGAGTATCCAGTAGTGCCTATAGAAGAATAA
- a CDS encoding NUDIX hydrolase: MKKILIVSLLLLTKLSATVYLEPTPQFKPCVEVATVYIEYKGQILILHRQNNKSEGNKWGIPGGKVEKNETPLQAVIRETKEETGMDISNQTIETLKTVYVEYNEKNHFVYHAFRTQLQGDPGAVRINFDEHKGFTWVKPIDALKMDLLQDEDACIKKDYFLHDHSSKLNG, encoded by the coding sequence ATGAAAAAGATTTTAATCGTCTCTCTATTACTTCTCACCAAGCTTTCTGCGACTGTCTACTTAGAACCAACACCCCAATTTAAGCCCTGTGTTGAAGTTGCTACAGTTTATATTGAATACAAAGGCCAAATTTTAATTCTTCATCGTCAAAACAATAAATCCGAAGGAAATAAATGGGGTATCCCTGGAGGTAAAGTCGAAAAAAATGAAACTCCTTTACAAGCTGTAATAAGAGAAACTAAAGAAGAAACAGGTATGGATATTTCTAACCAAACAATTGAAACTTTAAAGACTGTTTATGTCGAATATAATGAAAAAAATCACTTTGTATACCATGCATTTCGAACTCAATTGCAAGGGGATCCCGGAGCAGTGAGAATTAATTTTGATGAACATAAAGGATTCACTTGGGTTAAGCCCATCGATGCATTAAAAATGGATCTATTGCAAGATGAAGACGCCTGCATAAAGAAAGATTATTTTCTTCACGATCATTCATCAAAGCTTAATGGTTAA
- a CDS encoding AAA family ATPase — protein MQKLSKHKIYIGENPLLLQFSVKNFRSFEKEEVLNLSAGKGSELRDSNTFESSQNQRLVRSAVIYGPNAGGKSNLIRAIFFLQQFVLASSTAYQEKQKIPLQPFRLNAKSQNEPSEFSIDFVCNDVRFTYHLALTEDQIISEELYAYPKNYRQTWFTRKWNPSSKTYDWYQGPSFKGEHKVWEQMTRANALYLSTAVQFNSEQLKPIFLWFRDQLVILLKNGPIQEIYFNPDLTFQFLKDPKTAPWIHKFMECADIGIENFHLIEEEVPPLKKVAVRTQHKMLDSDQKVFFDLFLDESDGTQRLFSQAGGWLKALREGLVLFVDELDLHLHPNIVRYLIELFHSPKTNQKNAQLIFTTHDTSLLDSDLFRRDQVWFIQKDEQQASRLYSLLDFKPRKGEAIGKGYLQGRYGALPFIGKFRFS, from the coding sequence ATGCAAAAATTAAGTAAACACAAGATTTATATAGGAGAAAATCCCTTGCTATTGCAATTTTCAGTCAAAAACTTTCGTTCTTTCGAGAAAGAAGAAGTCTTGAATCTATCTGCAGGAAAAGGGTCCGAACTACGCGATTCAAACACATTTGAATCTTCTCAAAATCAGCGCCTTGTTCGTTCTGCTGTGATTTATGGGCCTAATGCTGGCGGTAAAAGCAATTTGATTCGAGCAATTTTTTTCCTACAGCAATTCGTTCTCGCATCTTCAACGGCATATCAAGAAAAACAAAAAATCCCACTGCAACCGTTTCGACTGAATGCAAAATCTCAAAATGAACCGAGTGAGTTTTCTATCGACTTCGTTTGCAATGATGTTCGTTTCACTTATCACCTAGCCCTCACTGAAGATCAGATCATAAGTGAAGAACTTTATGCATATCCTAAAAACTATCGTCAAACGTGGTTTACCAGAAAATGGAATCCATCTTCAAAAACATACGATTGGTATCAAGGTCCAAGCTTTAAGGGAGAACATAAAGTTTGGGAACAAATGACGCGAGCCAATGCTCTCTATCTTTCCACAGCCGTGCAATTCAATAGTGAACAGCTAAAACCAATCTTTCTTTGGTTTAGAGATCAACTTGTCATTTTGCTAAAAAATGGTCCTATACAAGAAATTTATTTTAATCCCGATCTTACCTTTCAATTTCTAAAAGATCCCAAAACTGCGCCATGGATTCACAAATTCATGGAATGTGCAGATATTGGGATCGAGAACTTTCATTTGATTGAAGAGGAAGTCCCTCCTTTAAAAAAAGTAGCAGTTAGAACTCAGCACAAAATGCTTGATTCTGATCAAAAAGTGTTTTTTGACTTATTTCTAGACGAGTCAGATGGCACTCAAAGACTCTTTTCACAAGCCGGAGGATGGTTAAAGGCCTTGCGTGAAGGTTTGGTGCTTTTTGTAGATGAACTGGATCTTCATCTCCATCCCAATATCGTTAGATATTTAATAGAGCTTTTTCATAGCCCAAAAACTAACCAAAAAAATGCTCAACTTATTTTCACCACTCATGACACCTCTTTGCTAGACAGTGATTTATTTAGAAGAGATCAAGTTTGGTTTATACAGAAAGATGAACAACAAGCATCTCGACTCTATTCCCTTTTAGATTTTAAACCCCGCAAGGGTGAAGCCATAGGCAAAGGTTATCTACAAGGTCGCTATGGGGCTCTTCCATTCATAGGGAAATTTCGTTTCTCATGA
- a CDS encoding RloB family protein, giving the protein MTRRISIRSYRKPDTLYSPLDLVVCEGETEVDYLCELARSLRIHVHICKGDGTDPKSIVNTAKRKSKEDGVKYDKIFCVFDRDNDFSAFIEAIELCKSKKIIPIISNPCFELWPFLHFQMRESGFGNPQQMLKALKKLLPFSNYEKDGVQIFNSTYSHIEVACKHAALLIAKQRNDPKEDPFTNIHVLVKRFQTLKDEQNYFGKKSH; this is encoded by the coding sequence ATGACTAGAAGAATTTCCATACGTTCCTATCGGAAGCCTGATACTCTATATTCTCCGCTTGATCTAGTTGTTTGTGAAGGAGAAACGGAAGTAGATTATCTTTGTGAGCTCGCAAGAAGTCTGCGTATTCATGTCCACATATGCAAAGGGGATGGAACCGATCCAAAAAGCATCGTGAATACAGCGAAACGCAAATCTAAAGAGGATGGGGTAAAGTACGATAAGATATTTTGTGTGTTTGATCGAGACAATGACTTTTCAGCTTTTATAGAGGCGATTGAATTATGTAAATCCAAGAAAATTATTCCCATTATTTCTAATCCTTGTTTTGAACTATGGCCCTTTCTGCATTTTCAAATGCGAGAATCCGGATTTGGAAATCCTCAACAAATGTTAAAAGCCTTAAAAAAATTGCTACCTTTTTCCAATTACGAGAAGGATGGGGTTCAAATTTTTAATTCCACCTATTCTCACATTGAAGTAGCGTGTAAGCATGCTGCATTGCTGATTGCCAAGCAACGTAATGACCCAAAGGAAGATCCCTTTACAAATATCCACGTGTTGGTCAAAAGGTTTCAAACTCTCAAAGATGAGCAAAACTATTTTGGAAAAAAATCTCATTAA
- a CDS encoding acetamidase/formamidase family protein: MKRIFFLFLFISLHASSIRGETFRVPATSDTTTLGLFTLNKTPVVKIRSGDSVSLETWNSCLHEMVFNKTTPADVAKFYTEHDIQTRRGMHTLTGPVYIEGAEPGDVIEIRVIDIKLNDFGYNFLSPTQGILSEFTKPRIKYFKYNKEKTATEFVKGICLQLKPFPGIIAVAPPLDWPNGWPVNLQTQMGQPVAGEFNSVPPGPFGGNLDQPELQAGSIIFLPVFQNGALVWTGDSHAMQSNGEIDITALETSYEGITLQFIVRKDLKAEGVFNKSKRKGGDAFSWPIIENSTHWMIVGLNEDLFEAMKLASRNAIDFLVRTQGFTSEDSYQFLSMIGDFEIAEAVNVIKNVTVHIPKEPFKRIGKTCTLCSEGFFPLKAPKVNDDVTCSPQEGITLE; this comes from the coding sequence ATGAAAAGAATATTTTTTTTATTTCTCTTTATCTCATTACACGCTTCTTCCATTAGAGGAGAAACTTTTAGAGTTCCCGCTACATCAGATACCACAACGCTTGGACTTTTTACACTGAATAAGACACCAGTCGTAAAAATTCGTTCTGGAGATAGCGTTTCTCTTGAAACGTGGAATAGTTGTCTTCATGAAATGGTTTTCAATAAAACAACTCCGGCAGATGTAGCAAAATTTTATACAGAACACGACATTCAAACAAGACGTGGCATGCACACACTAACAGGACCTGTTTACATTGAAGGCGCCGAGCCAGGAGATGTGATAGAAATTCGAGTTATAGACATAAAGTTGAATGATTTTGGATATAATTTCTTAAGCCCTACTCAAGGAATCTTATCAGAGTTTACCAAACCAAGAATCAAATATTTCAAATACAACAAAGAAAAAACCGCTACTGAATTTGTGAAAGGCATATGCTTACAACTAAAACCTTTTCCAGGGATTATCGCAGTAGCCCCTCCTCTTGATTGGCCAAATGGATGGCCTGTCAATTTACAGACTCAAATGGGGCAACCAGTAGCTGGTGAATTTAATTCGGTTCCACCCGGACCTTTTGGCGGGAATTTAGATCAGCCCGAGCTACAAGCTGGTTCAATCATTTTCCTCCCAGTATTTCAAAATGGAGCTCTTGTCTGGACGGGGGATTCACATGCCATGCAAAGCAACGGCGAAATCGATATTACAGCTTTGGAAACCTCATATGAAGGCATTACTCTACAATTTATCGTCAGAAAAGATCTTAAAGCCGAAGGTGTATTTAACAAATCAAAACGAAAAGGAGGAGACGCTTTCAGCTGGCCGATCATTGAAAACTCTACCCACTGGATGATTGTAGGATTAAATGAGGATCTCTTTGAGGCCATGAAACTTGCCTCAAGAAATGCCATCGACTTTTTAGTGCGCACACAAGGCTTCACGTCAGAAGATAGCTACCAATTCTTGAGTATGATCGGTGATTTCGAAATTGCTGAAGCCGTTAATGTCATTAAAAATGTTACTGTACATATTCCGAAAGAGCCCTTCAAACGAATTGGTAAAACTTGCACTCTTTGTTCCGAGGGCTTTTTTCCACTAAAAGCTCCAAAAGTAAATGATGATGTTACATGCAGCCCTCAAGAAGGGATTACGCTTGAATAA
- a CDS encoding D-Ala-D-Ala carboxypeptidase family metallohydrolase, with the protein MQILKKSFLLLLLTACGNPENTPVSTPQNIQTGEYITRKQDEFRFIPLAAHSQPPPAYPWTSKDPNAITKYHFRCKGCLCNPPLILDKNGQKHRIYDCEGDMQHSLPVRDGKEFVYPILIDILNYIQNRAQQPVIITSGHRCPEHNAYVDPSPKNYSSKHIMGAEVSFYVQNYERQPQKIIEWIRDYYTSHPSKSADKDFTAFQISDKSDLRTKPLSNKEIFIKTYLSYEGRNKDNTHNFPYLSIQVRWDESKNTRVTYTPQPLYRN; encoded by the coding sequence ATGCAGATCTTAAAAAAATCATTTTTACTTTTGCTCTTGACTGCCTGCGGAAACCCTGAAAACACCCCTGTATCCACTCCTCAGAACATTCAAACCGGTGAATACATCACCCGCAAACAGGACGAATTCCGCTTCATCCCCTTGGCTGCCCACTCACAGCCTCCACCTGCCTACCCTTGGACTTCAAAAGATCCAAATGCTATCACCAAATACCATTTCCGCTGCAAAGGCTGCTTATGCAACCCCCCTCTTATCCTAGATAAAAACGGACAGAAACATCGCATTTACGACTGCGAAGGCGACATGCAACATAGCCTCCCCGTGCGCGACGGTAAGGAATTTGTCTATCCTATTCTGATCGATATCTTGAACTATATACAAAACCGAGCTCAACAACCTGTCATCATCACCAGCGGACACCGCTGCCCCGAACATAATGCCTACGTAGACCCCTCTCCAAAAAACTACTCCTCAAAACACATCATGGGGGCCGAAGTCTCCTTCTACGTCCAAAACTACGAACGGCAACCTCAAAAGATTATCGAATGGATCAGGGATTACTACACCTCACACCCCTCAAAAAGTGCAGATAAAGACTTCACCGCCTTCCAAATCTCCGATAAAAGCGACCTCAGAACAAAACCCCTCTCTAACAAAGAAATCTTCATCAAAACTTACCTCTCCTATGAAGGCCGCAACAAAGACAATACCCACAACTTCCCCTACCTATCTATCCAAGTTCGATGGGACGAATCGAAAAATACTCGGGTCACCTACACTCCTCAGCCCCTTTACCGCAATTAA
- a CDS encoding HAD family phosphatase yields the protein MEEYQLFMFDFDGLLVDTERGHYEAYRRMCRNRGIDLPWDFTKYCSFAHYSHDGLQHALYKEFPELLEQEPTWLVLYKEKTKAIIELYHEGAITLMPGVEKFLTLLADKDYKRCVVTHSASELVQVLRKQHPILNTIPYWITREHYSKAKPDPECYITAQRQLMDPDGKAVGFEDTVRGLRAVMGSGAQGVLVTSMEYPEIPHVVEQGALHFASMDEVKAQCF from the coding sequence ATGGAAGAATATCAGTTATTCATGTTTGATTTTGATGGTCTCTTAGTAGATACGGAAAGGGGGCATTATGAAGCTTACCGCCGCATGTGCAGAAATAGAGGAATCGATTTACCATGGGATTTTACGAAATATTGTAGTTTTGCTCACTACAGCCATGATGGATTGCAGCATGCATTGTATAAAGAGTTTCCTGAGTTATTAGAGCAGGAGCCGACGTGGTTAGTTCTATATAAAGAGAAAACTAAAGCCATTATTGAACTTTACCATGAAGGAGCCATTACGCTTATGCCGGGGGTGGAAAAGTTCTTAACATTGTTGGCAGACAAAGACTATAAGCGCTGTGTAGTCACACATTCTGCAAGCGAGCTTGTTCAGGTATTGCGTAAGCAACATCCGATCCTAAATACCATTCCGTATTGGATTACACGTGAACACTACAGTAAGGCTAAGCCGGATCCTGAATGTTATATCACTGCCCAGCGTCAGTTGATGGATCCTGATGGCAAGGCTGTCGGGTTTGAGGATACAGTCCGTGGGTTGCGTGCTGTGATGGGAAGTGGTGCGCAAGGGGTACTGGTCACTTCCATGGAGTATCCGGAAATTCCTCATGTGGTCGAACAAGGCGCCTTGCATTTCGCTTCAATGGATGAGGTTAAAGCCCAGTGCTTCTAG
- the truA gene encoding tRNA pseudouridine(38-40) synthase TruA, translated as MNDPEKYTYKMVLAYDGTPFGGWQIQPQITSIQQLVNEALTTILRQPAYVVGSGRTDAGVHALAQTAHFHTSKPIPLFKVLGSLNGLLPPQIRIKEIVPVSNDFHARYSATKKIYRYHLTLNPLANPFTRLYSWHISAPLDLAALHQAIPYFVGTHDFCSFANIRDSSKPETDTTRTIYRLDAITTSDGLALEFEGNGFLYKMVRNITGCLIEVGKKKRSADDIPALLSARNRTATGSAAPAHGLFLVDVLY; from the coding sequence ATGAATGATCCTGAAAAATACACCTATAAAATGGTGTTGGCTTACGATGGAACGCCCTTTGGCGGCTGGCAGATACAACCCCAAATTACTTCAATACAACAACTTGTAAATGAAGCACTTACCACAATACTTCGCCAACCCGCCTATGTTGTGGGATCCGGCCGTACCGACGCAGGTGTTCACGCCCTTGCCCAAACAGCCCATTTTCACACTTCAAAACCCATCCCCCTATTCAAAGTCTTAGGAAGCTTAAACGGTCTCCTGCCTCCTCAAATTCGCATCAAAGAAATCGTACCTGTTTCGAATGATTTTCACGCCCGTTACAGCGCAACTAAGAAAATTTACCGTTACCATCTGACTTTAAACCCTTTAGCAAACCCTTTTACACGTCTCTATAGCTGGCATATCTCTGCACCCCTCGATTTAGCAGCCTTGCATCAGGCCATACCTTATTTTGTAGGTACTCATGATTTCTGTTCTTTTGCAAATATCCGGGACAGCAGCAAACCGGAAACGGATACCACACGCACAATCTACCGATTAGATGCTATTACAACTTCTGACGGCTTAGCCTTAGAATTCGAAGGAAATGGCTTTTTGTATAAAATGGTCCGTAATATTACCGGCTGCCTGATCGAAGTAGGCAAAAAGAAACGCAGCGCTGACGACATCCCTGCCCTCCTATCTGCAAGAAATAGAACCGCTACAGGCTCAGCAGCGCCTGCTCACGGTCTGTTTTTAGTGGATGTCCTCTATTAA